The Rhododendron vialii isolate Sample 1 chromosome 5a, ASM3025357v1 genome contains a region encoding:
- the LOC131326934 gene encoding uncharacterized protein LOC131326934 → MGPPKPSITISQQAFDEMVKENIDDLQMDPTEALQDAIETLTLQGVDLSGIVTCKEDPVIRSRDRLKQLDSDWTERIADRKDVDEVVDLLDELTELCLMEGSGNAAIGTRNGGIKLICSVCLKLRGGSDRGLGSGLKALASLIHDVQSGDTFQRSGGPKMVMAILSDSSQSSNILNGGFSVVAAAAMGNEIVKESFMELKIDELMFQILRTHDKGSIHSLYDAIRVLLTPDDNRVVASQVYGYARRFAKIGIAEVLVDSLKEGLNSPSLVSATITLKAVAVNDEICRCIAESGGVDALLQCIDDSGEQGNENVARVCCSLLCKLAGSDANKSAIVQKGGMDRLIKLAARFSDDPSVLQEVMSIIAVLSLRSPDNAARAIEAGAGDLAIQAMQSFPGAHQMQRNACSMIRNLAVRNPENRTILLNNGIEKIIRKARENHESCNSAATDALRDLGLDDYNK, encoded by the exons ATGGGCCCACCAAAACCCTCCATTACAATCTCCCAACAAGCTTTCGACGAAATGGTGAAGGAAAACATCGACGACCTCCAAATGGACCCCACCGAAGCCCTTCAAGACGCcatcgaaaccctaaccctccAAGGCGTCGATCTCTCCG gTATCGTCACGTGCAAGGAAGACCCGGTGATCCGGTCACGGGACCGGTTGAAACAGTTGGATTCCGATTGGACGGAACGGATTGCTGACCGGAAAGATGTGGATGAGGTGGTGGATTTGCTTGATGAGTTGACTGAGTTGTGTTTAATGGAAGGGTCTGGGAATGCTGCGATTGGGACCAGGAATGGAGGGATCAAATTGATTTGTTCGGTTTGTTTGAAGCTTCGTGGTGGGTCCGATCGAGGTTTGGGTTCGGGGTTGAAGGCACTCGCATCACTTATTCATG ATGTTCAAAGTGGTGATACATTTCAAAGGAGTGGTGGACCAAAGATGGTGATGGCTATCCTAAGTGACAGCAGTCAAAGTTCGAATATCTTGAATGGCGGTTTTTCTGTTGTTGCTGCAGCTGCAATGGGCAATGAGATTGTCAAGGAATCATTTATGGAGTTGAAAATTGATGAGCTTATGTTCCAAATTTTGAGGACACATGATAAAGGGAGCATCCATAGTTTGTATGATGCTATACGGGTCTTGCTAACACCTGATGATAACCGTGTTGTGGCATCCCAG GTCTATGGTTATGCCCGACGTTTTGCAAAAATTGGAATTGCAGAAGTTCTTGTGGACTCTCTTAAAGAAGGGCTTAATTCGCCAAGTCTAGTATCTGCAACCATCACTCTAAAGGCTGTTGCCGTCAAT GATGAAATATGTAGATGCATCGCCGAAAGTGGCGGTGTGGATGCACTTCTTCAATGTATTGATGACAGTGGTGAACAGGGCAATGAAAACGTAGCTAGAGTTTGTTGTTCTTTGTTGTGTAAG TTGGCAGGAAGTGATGCAAACAAGAGTGCTATTGTACAAAAGGGAGGAATGGATAGGCTAATCAAACTCGCGGCCAGATTTTCCGATGATCCGTCAGTTTTGCAAGAG GTCATGTCTATTATAGCTGTACTATCGTTGAGATCCCCAGACAATGCGGCTCGTGCCATTGAAGCTGGAGCTGGAGATCTTGCTATCCAGGCTATGCAGAGCTTTCCTGGAGCTCATCAAATGCAGAGGAATGCCTGTTCAATGATCCGTAATCTCGCGGTTAGGAACCCAGAAAATAG AACTATATTGCTTAACAATGGTATTGAGAAGATCATAAGGAAAGCTAGGGAAAACCATGAAAGCTGTAACAGTGCTGCTACGGATGCGCTAAGAGATCTGGGGCTTGATGACTACAACAAATAG